Part of the Brassica oleracea var. oleracea cultivar TO1000 chromosome C8, BOL, whole genome shotgun sequence genome is shown below.
TCGTGATTCATACAAAAAAAAACATATTATGTATTTATTTGTGAGTAATGAAACCAAACAATGAGGATGATATTATATAGGTTATCATGTTGTTGATTAGGTTTAAAATTATAGTCTAGCTTTTTTCACCAATGATGCTGATTCGTTACTATTCGAATCCAACTTGAAATATGTGGATGTGTCTTGGAAAACTATATGTAGAATTCTGTGGGTAATCATTATTTCTTTTTATACAATTTCATGCATATATAGTTGAATAATTGTATAGTCCACCAAATTGGACGGAGAAAATGCATATTGACGAAAAAAACATAAAACCAAGATATGGCCAATATATTCCTCTACGTAGCTACTACCTCATTATATAACTAAAATTTATACAGAGAAAAATTGTAATCTAGATTATCATAATATTCTATAACTATTACCCATACCATTAACCCAAAAATTAGACTTCCAACCCATACTAAACCAGTAAACCATATTGTAAGCAACATTATTCAAACAACTGAAATGTCAATTTTTTAACCACTCACTTTCTTTCCGAGTTGGCTATAAGCATTGGCTTTTGAATAACATATTTCTTTTGTTACGTGGATCGGAGTACGATATTCATATGATTATATGTCTGTAGAATCTGCACACACTAGTATTTTTCACTAATGCTGCTGGTGTTTTACTATTTGAATCCAACTTGGTCATATGTAGATCTTTCTTAGAAAAACTAAATATATAGAATTATGTGGGTATTAATTAAATGTTATACAATTTTATGTTATAATTGAATAATGTTATAGTCCACCAAAGTGTACGGAGATAAATGCATATTGACGAAAATTTCATAGGACCACGATATGGTCAATATATTCCCCTACGTATACCTGCATTATATAATTAATGTATACACAGAAAATGTGTAATCTAGATTATCATAATACTCTATAACTTTAACCCATACCATTAACCAAAAGAAAAACTTCCAACTCTGTAAGCATCATTATTCAAACAATTCAAATGTTAATTGTTTTAACCATTCACTTTCTTTCGAAGTTGGCTATAAACATTTGCTTTTGAATAACATATTTCTTTTGTTATGTGGATCGGAGAACAATATTCATATGATTATATTTCTGTAGAATCTGCACAACTGTATTATGTTGCAGTTACAATTTTGTTGTTGTTGCAAACATGTTCTAACAACGCTTCAAATCCTGGCATATATCTATACATATGTATCAAAAGGACAATACTTTCTTATTTACTACACGACTCTTTGTCAGAACATTAGTTTTGCATTACTGAGAGTATCCTTCATATGATCATATCGCCAAATACCATAGGAAGTTAGCTAATGGATACATAATGAATTAAAGAAGAAAGTGCGATCTGGTAAAAACATAATCACACTAGTAAAACTTCTTTAGACATCTTTGATCCTATAAATAAGATATACAGTTCATCATTACAATAAATCAACTCATGAACCTTTGGTACTAAGAAGAAACTGATGCAACTGAAAAAAGAAATGGAAAGTGGGATTAAAAAAAGTTATTAAAACTCAAGAAAGAGGAGTGGTTACAAGGCGTGAAAGATGCGTTGCTTCTTACTACACACCAACGATAACATCTCAGTAACGTTCACCACTCTCTTGTTCCCTACCACGTCGTTTCTTGAACCCGCCGGTGAAATGTTGACTCCGAACAGTCTCAAAACCCGACCCGTTTCCACATCCGATCCGGATCTAGACTTCCACCCAATGTATAGCTGTTGATCCTGACCATCGGATCTGCTGAAACTAACCACATCACCAGCACGCAGATTCTTCTCCTTAACGAACCGGCTCCAACCTTTTGTCAGAACATAGCTTTGACTACTGTTCCAATACGAGTAACGGAACCTCCACACTTTCCCGTTAACGTCTTCGAAATTCAACAGCGTCCCTCTCACGGAGACGTCGCCGGTTAACGGTAACGGAAAATGTTTCTCCGCTTGGTGTTTCGGTATCACTAAACGGTTTAGCTTCCCGACGTCACTCGGGGGCTTCTTACTACACACCAACGATAACATCTCAGTAACGTTCACCACTCTCTTGTTCCCTACCACGTCGTTTCTTGAACCCGCCGGTGAAATGTTGACTCCGAACAGTCTCAAAACCCGACCCGTTTCCACATCCGATCCGGATCTAGACTTCCACCCAATGTATAGCTGTTGATCCTGACCATCGGATCTGCTGAAACTAACCACATCACCAGCACGCAGATTCTTCTCCTTAACGAACCGGCTCCAACCTTTTGTCAGAACATAGCTTTGACTACTGTTCCAATACGAGTAACGGAACCTCCACACTTTCCCCGCCACGTCCTCGAAGTTCAACAACACTCCCTTAACGGAAACGTTACTCGACGGCGGCAACGGAAAATATTTCTCCGCGTGGTGTTTCGGTATCACTAGACGGTTTAGCTTCCCAACGTCGCTAGGCGTAACAGCTTTCTCAAACAAAGACACCGCCGATCTAAACTCCGTCGTCGAAACGCCGTCGTTTTGCGTCGTCGACCTAACCGCGTTTCCATTACCGTTGCGTCGCCGTTTGCTCTGCTCTAGCTCCTCGCTATACGTATGCTTCCTCAGCATATCAACGATCCCAGATTTCGAATGCGAACTCAAAAACTCGACCTCTCCGTCGTCGAGCCTCGCGTCTTTGAAGTTCGTGACGGCGTCTCGGCCTCGGAACCGGTGAACCGCCACGTCGTAAGAACGCGCCGCCTCGTCCTCCTCGTTGAAAGTCCCGAGCCACACGCGCTGGTGCTTCTCGTAAATCTGAGCTCCCCACCGCCCGTTCGGCTGAGGGACGACGCCTTTGTACTTGGACGACGGAAGCTTCCTCGACTCCGCCTCAGCTCCGTTCTCAGCATCTAGCACCACGCTAGATCCGCTTCCCATCCTGTGCAAATTCACCGAAGTCTTTGCCGGAGTTATCGCCGGAGTTTCGTAGATAGAACATGTACTCGTCGTACTCTCGTCTACGCTACTCACTTCCATTATTTGTTTTTTTTTTCTGTTTAAGAATTAACTTTGAGTTGTGAAACAAAGGAGAAGTCAGAAATGTATTTTTCAGAGAGAGCCTGTTGTTGGTGGGTGTTACATGAGTATATGTATGCATGTGTGTATATATATAGAAAGGAGACAGTGAAGGGAGGGAAATAAAAAATAGCAAGTGTTTTACTTATGTTATTATTATTATTTTATTTTCACTTTTTATTTGGGTAACACCAAAGAAATAAATAATATATCTAGAATGTGTCTTTCAGGCGAGTGATTATAGTATATGGGCAGTTGTATGGGAAGTAATATGGGTTGTATGGGTCAACTTAACATCGAAAGGGAAGCTTCGTGGAAAACATATTGGAAAAGGCTTATAATACTACACATATTAAATATTCGCTTTTAATTTGTTTACTATATTAGGTCAGTTCATGGCGCTGTTAAATATAAAAACACATGACCAGTGACCATTTGGAATATTATACGATGTGTTTTATTTCGTTGTATGGCAAAAAATAGGGTTTCTGAAAAAAGTAGGGTCTTCTATATTACGAGTTTATGAACTTTTATAGAAATTTTTTAAGAAACTTTATAGAAATAAATATGTTGTGAGCTGTGTGCATGGAAGGCGGGTCCCATGTGTGGACCAGGATAAGATTAAGACTCCACGTGAGAAATTGACATCATTTTACTGAAGTTCATCCCCCCTGAGTTTTGATGCTTCTTTAAAAAAGAAATAATAGTAACTATGATTAAAAGAAATAGCTAAATGTTAGATTTGATAACAATGTTAAGATTCTATTGCTGCTAAATGTGGTCTGTTTTTCAATATTTGCTTCTCCAAATCTGATTTATAATATTCTTCAATCTTCAATGATGGATTTCTTTTGATTACATAGAATTATTTAACCAATAATATTAGTACATAAAGATATGTATCTTCTTATTATATGTATCTTCTTATTCTTGGTGTTAGAATTTCTTTCACATTTTCAGATGTTTTAATTCTTTTTTTCTTTCTTTTAATCAATCTTATCCTACATTTTTGTTTGTAGGAAAATGTGTATTGTAATTGCCATCAGTATGTGGACTCAGTAAGTTCCAAATTCAGAAAAAACTATCAAGTTTTCTTTTCTGTTTTTGTTTGTATATACTATTTCATAATTATGGAACACGATTTAATTGAGGATATTTTTATATCGGTAATTAATCCTTAACCGTTTGCAAACAGAAACAATCAACATTTAGCCAACGACCGACAACACCACAGATATACGTACTGGAAAAACATATCTAATTAAATTCGCTACCCTTTAATTGTATGTTTTACTCTTGTGGAAGATAGTACTTGTGTGGTTTAATACCCATATATTCATCATATGCACTGTATAATAAATTAATAATGTGGTTTGCAAATAAATAACAAGTGATGTCGATAGCTTACGATCTTATCTGATATTTTTGTTCCTTTACCAAAGTATTATGCTACCATTAGTTAGGTTTAAAAAAAAAATCAAATAGTTAGGTTTGAACCAATTAGAGCTCTGCGAAATATCGTGAGATCCAAATTGTATTGGCTCTCCCTTCTCCAATAGAAAATTGTTGACATTTATGTATCTATTTGTTGATTTACCTGTTTCTATTTGAATTTTTGCTATTGCTATTCAATGATATTATTATATTCAACTTGATCCACTAGGATGGGGAGTGGGCCAATGACAAATCAGTAAGAGGCATGGTCGTACGTGTTTTGTGTGGATGAA
Proteins encoded:
- the LOC106307179 gene encoding AP2/ERF and B3 domain-containing transcription factor RAV1-like — its product is MEVSSVDESTTSTCSIYETPAITPAKTSVNLHRMGSGSSVVLDAENGAEAESRKLPSSKYKGVVPQPNGRWGAQIYEKHQRVWLGTFNEEDEAARSYDVAVHRFRGRDAVTNFKDARLDDGEVEFLSSHSKSGIVDMLRKHTYSEELEQSKRRRNGNGNAVRSTTQNDGVSTTEFRSAVSLFEKAVTPSDVGKLNRLVIPKHHAEKYFPLPPSSNVSVKGVLLNFEDVAGKVWRFRYSYWNSSQSYVLTKGWSRFVKEKNLRAGDVVSFSRSDGQDQQLYIGWKSRSGSDVETGRVLRLFGVNISPAGSRNDVVGNKRVVNVTEMLSLVCSKKQRIFHAL